A window of Bacteroidales bacterium genomic DNA:
ACTATTATTGGTTGGTTCCATATACACCTCCCGATTTTAAAGCAATTTCCAAACAAGTTTTTTCTGATGCAGGTTTAAAATTTAATCTATTAAGTACTGTAAATAGAAAAAAGGAAAGTTATAAAATAGATGGCTCGTATCGATATTTTTGGGATAAATTTAATAATAGAGAGAACATTATAAATTTAAGTGGAACTTATCAACGGCCAATAGATTTCTTGGGTTTAAGAAATCAAACAACGGGAGTTGGTTTAGATACAGAAGTTGCTATTACAAATTGGGAAGAAACCACTCAGCAGGAAACTCCAAATTCGGTAAATACGGTTTTGAATGTTCCTCAACAGTTTTTTCATGGTAAAGTAGATTTACAGTTATTTTACAATATTCAGTTCGATAGGTTTGATTTTAAAGCAGGTGGTGTTATTAGTGCCGGTTTGGATTCAACATCAACTATAAAAGTTTATCCTGATTTCTCTTTAGATGTTAATGTGTTTAAAAATATTTTAGACGTTTATGTGCAGCTTGATGGTGGTTTAATCAGCCCTTCGTATTATTCGCTTAGTCGAGAAAATCCGTTTATGTCTGCATTTCAATCATTGGAATATACAAGTCGTACTTACCGATTAAAAGGAGGTTTAAGAGCAAATATTTTAAATAAAGCCGATATTCATTTGTGGGGAAGTACAGAAAGTTTGCAAAACGATATTTTCTTTGTCACTGATACAAGCGGACTTTATAACAATCAGTTTAAACTGATTTATGATGATGTTGATTTGTTCCAAATTGGTGGAGATGTAAAGTTTAGTATCGCTGATGTTTTGGTAGGTTTGGAAATGATGTATCAACAATACACAATGACAAACGAAATACAAGCTTGGTATAAGCCGAGATGGAGTGGCCGGATTGTTGCCGATTATTGGTTATACGATAATTTAAAATTGAAAATGGCATTAAAAGGTCAGTCTAGTGTTTGGGCAAATGATGGTTTAAATGTACATGAACTTGATTCTTGGTTCGATTTAAGTTTAGGTGCAAATTATTATTTTAACAAAGAACTAAATGCATTTATAAGTTTAAATAATATCTTATCTCAGAACTATGAGTTATGGTATAATTATCCTGTAAAAGGATTTGGAGCAATGGTGGGTGTTAGCTATGCGTTTTAATCAACCTTAACTTGTGAGAATAGTTTTTTGTTTCCTCATTAAAAATTCCCTGATGATCAATCGTGTCGATTCTCACTTTTCCTGAAGCGTGGATGATTTTATTGTTGTTGAGGAGTATTCCAACGTGTGTTATTTTTTCTTCCTCATTATCGAAGAAAAGCAGGTCGCCAACTTTTGCCTCCGATAAAAAACTTAGTGTTTTTCCTTGTGTTGCTTGTTGTGAAGCATCTCGCTTTAGCTTGATGCCTACAATTTTGTAAACACTTTGTGTAAAACCAGAGCAATCAATACCGAAAGGAGTTTTCCCTCCCCATAAATAGGGTGCATTTAGATAAGTTTTGGCTATAGTTGTAATTTTATTGCTATTTTTCTCTGAAAATGAGTTAAGCGATAAGCTATTCTCAAACCTATAATCGCCAACTTCAAATGAATTCATAGATGGAAAAGAGCTGGCGGGTAATACCGGATAAAAATCTCCATTCAGAATAAGTTCTCCGGATTTATCATTTGTATATAAGGTGTTTTTTAATTTATTGAACTCTTCAATACTAATTGCGATTTGTTGTTTGTTGTCAATCCATCCAATATAATTATCAAATGCATTTTTAATCTGAAGCCAGTTGTCTTTAGTGTCAAGCACCTCAAACACATCTCCAAAAAGTAGTTGGGTAGTCATTTGACTTAAATCTGATGGTGTTTCCCGAACAGGAATAACACTTAAATGACAAAATCCGTAGTGTAACATATTTATCTTTTTCACAAATTTAGCTAAAATTGTTGGTGTCGGTTTTATTTCCGAACTTTGAGGCAAATAAATTCAGCTAATAATCATTTTATCTCTGTATATTTTGAAATTTTTTAATAAAATCTTATTCTTCTTTCGCTATCGTTATCAAATTATCTATAGGGTATTAATTACACTGTTGACTGTAACTGTAATAGTTATAAGCTTACCAAAAACAGTTAGGTTTAATTATCAATATGTGCAAGGTTTGCCATGGGCATATGGCGAACTTATTGCTCCATTCGATTTTGCTATTTTGAAAACTAATGAGGAGTTAACTAAAGAGAAAAATCAGGTTTTGGAGCAGCTGATAC
This region includes:
- a CDS encoding C40 family peptidase, with translation MLHYGFCHLSVIPVRETPSDLSQMTTQLLFGDVFEVLDTKDNWLQIKNAFDNYIGWIDNKQQIAISIEEFNKLKNTLYTNDKSGELILNGDFYPVLPASSFPSMNSFEVGDYRFENSLSLNSFSEKNSNKITTIAKTYLNAPYLWGGKTPFGIDCSGFTQSVYKIVGIKLKRDASQQATQGKTLSFLSEAKVGDLLFFDNEEEKITHVGILLNNNKIIHASGKVRIDTIDHQGIFNEETKNYSHKLRLIKTHS